The region tgccagcccgtgtctaTATCGCACCCTGTTTCCTAAATACgcaaaaaaacccaaattttaggctttctgagcattctaaagtctataaataccaattagaagaagacctaaaGAGGCActcagagaagattgaagaaaagaCTCGAGAAGAACACCATCAGAATCAACTCGGaagcggatctccttcaagattgaagatctccatttaatttccttcaaaattttattgagtttctttatgtcttgtggttattctaactttgaaattttttcattcagGATTacgaactaaattccctagatacctagggaagatgaaacctacgatgaatcttattatttgatttctgatttacgcgataaatatttgattcttgttctcaattatgtatgcttatttcttgttttaatatttctaatatattgattcaagtttaatgtgcttatttcagtggagtaaaaatccctatttaataatagatctagcataattgagtggagttgcatgcaatcctagaagtaggatgacataaatctaccggattagagtcaaatctaataggggaatccataaaattgattgagttaatgtgataataggggttttaattagaaagagatttcaattaatcaacctagagtcagttgttcttgctctcgaaagagatattaacataatttagggatttctatggatccagacaaaagtgaataaattgtttaattcagattcataataatagatgaagtctaggtagattctttcttgagtattgtctatctcattggttattttcgattattttcctgtttcattctctgttgcattcttagttagattagttagtaattttatattaaaaacaatagtaattactagtaattactagtagaaaaatagaaaaatagtaattactagtagtcctcgtggatatgatattccctactcatcataactatactattgttcgataagtGCGCTTGTCTTATTcgtatttataattaatttagtgaccatcAATACCTCGTTCTTAGAAACATGCTAAGCTAATTCCCCCACTGGAATTTAGCCATGCAAGCCAAAATTAATACCCTTGTGTGCAATTGAACATGGGACTTGGTTCCATATGATCCATCTACGAATGTGGTGGACTGTAAGTGGTTGTTTCGGATCAAACATAGCCCCGATGGCTCTGTTGAAAGGTATAAAGTCCACCTTGTTGGCAAAGGATATACTGTCGTAGACTAGATTATCACGGTACTTTCAGTCCCATTGTTAAACTTGCTATTGTTTGCCTTATCAAGACAACTGCTACGCAAAATGGTTGGCTGATTAATCagttttgaaaatattgatttaCCAACACATGTTTGCAAGTTAAACAAAGCAATCTATGGCTTGAAATAAGCACCATATGCTTGGTATAATGAGCTAAAACTTATCTTCTTACGTTTGGGATTTGTGAAGTCTTAGTCAAATTCCTCATTATTTATTCTTCACCGTTTTGAAGTCGCTGTTTATATATTGATCTATGTCGATGACATACTTGTGGTTGACAATTCCTAACAGAGTTCGATGCATTATTGATGCTCTTTCCAACATATTTTCTTTAAAGGACATGGGCTTTCTTCGATACTTCCTTGGTGTTGAGGTACTTCCACATTCTGATGGTCTTTTCTTAAGTCAATGCAAATATATTTTGGATTTGTTACATGAAGTTAACATGGAAAACTGTAAAGGTCTGGCCACTCCAATgatgttggtgcaagaggcagcaacaagctgtttctagtcttgcttgagtagtaagcctcgagccttggtgaagaagcaagctcggaagcagaaaacagaaagatgaaactagcaagtgaaaaacagaaaaagagagaagaagattgaatgaaaaatgagctGATATCTTTCATTGACAAAatcaacaaggcattaagccattacatatatcagtcaacaagtaaaacaaacaagtaatcacctaataacatacctaacaccactaaattgcctagtaacttggtaaacttgattgaaaaacaaaaagcttctacctaaacttgtcattcagcacctaattacatcaaaatgcagctaccaactaagtttgatcctaactaaatacaaaacattcaattaaggaaACTAAATGGATAGCTTCAGCTTGCTGCACCAATTTTGCTGTTGAAGCACGTtccttgcatggccacctttgctgctacatgggagctgacttcaacactcctcctcagCTTCTATGCAGCAGACTCCTAGCTCCCTCTTCAGGCTTAGAAATCTTGATACACTAAGAggctttgtgaagatatcagtAATCTGATTTTCAGAACTGCAATGGATTAGCTCGATCTCTCGAGCTTGTTCCATTTCTCTTATCACATGGAGTTTGATGTTGAAATGTTTTGTCCTGCCATGGAAGACAGGATTTTTAGCAATAGCAACTGCTGACTTGTTGTCACAATGTATCACAGTTGCTTCATTCTGCTGTAGATTCAAGTCGCTCAAAATTTTTCTCAGCCACATAGCTTGATTAACAGCATTGGCAGCTGCTACATACTCTGCTTCTGCTGTCGATTGAGCCACCATTGTTTGTTTTCTTGAGCTCCAACAAATCATAGCTGAGCCAAGTGTAAAAGCATAGCCAgaagtgctcttcatgtcatccttTGAACCAGCCCAATCGCTATCAGTGTAGCCAATCAGTTTCAACTCTTCAGCCTTTCTAAACTGTATTCCATGGTTTAAGGTACCTTTGATGTATCTTAGCACCCTTTTCCCAGCCTTGTAATGTTGCTGATTACAGCAGTGCATGAACCTTGATAGCATGCTCACAGCAAACAGAATGTCAGGTCTTGTTGCTGTCAAATACAATAAACACCCAACAAGGCTTCTGTAATCTATTTCACAGACAGATTCATGTTCCTCCTGGCTCGATAGCTTTATGCCAATAGCCATTGGTGTGCTCACTGGTTTacaattctccattgagaatttaACTAGCACTTTCAAGGCAAATGTCTTTTGTTTCAAGAGGATTCCTCCTTCTACTTGATTGACTTCCATTCCTAGGAAATATGTCATCAATCCCAGGTCTGACATCTCAAACATTTCCTTCATTCTTGCTTTGAAATCAGCCATCATAAACTTGTCTCCTCCAGTCACtagaagatcatcaacatatagtGATACAATAAGCTGTGTTTCAGCTCCATTCCTCTTAACATAGAGTGTTGGCTCACTAGCACTCCTTTCAAATCCCAAACTGACCAAATAtgagtcaattcgagcataccaggctcgaagggcctgttttaggccatacaaggcctttctTAGCCTATACACCAAATGTTCCTTACCAGGCACTATAAAACCTGGGGGTTGCTCGATGTATATCTCCTCTTCTAGGAATCCATTGAGGAATGcagacttgacatccatttggtgGATTGTCCACTGGTTCTGAGCAGCAACTGCAATCAGCAATCTAATTGTATCGAGTctggctactggagcaaatgtttccatgtagtccagaccatacctttgaCTGAAGCCCTTTACAACTAGTCTGGCCTTTAACTTGTTTAAACTTCCATCCGCATTGTGCTtcactcgatagacccattttacaccGATAGTCTTTCTGTTTGCAGGCTTTTCAACCAATTCCCATGTCTGATTCTTtacaatcatgttgatttcatcaaccatagcttgtttccaaccttcatctgcctcagcctcttcaaaactgctaggttctgctattgcaacctgtgccctttcataaatatcttctaggggccttgtgcctctcacaggcacatcatcaacatccatttcaggtcctagctgctcaagttcagcttgattaggcactaggtcttctgaaactgcttctggctcatttttctcccaattccagcaggctttttcatcaaagatgacatctctgctcaccTGGACTTTGTTTGTCAAGGGATCCAAAATCCTGTAGCCCTTCTTGACTGAGCTGtagcctactagaacacctggttgagcccttttagagagtttgtctctctttgctgctggtatttgtgcataacacaggcaaccaaacaccttcagatgTGCCAAGGAAGGCTTGAAACTGAACCAAGCCTCGAAGGGTGTCTCGGATGCAAGAGCTTTGGTAGGAAGCCTGTTCTGAAGGTAaacagcagtgtttactgcctcagcccacatggtcttgggcagtttcttttcaaacaggagacatctggccatatccatcagacttctattctttctttcagctaccccattctgctgaggtgtgtagacatttgtaagttgatgtttgataccagcatcattgcaaatggcttgaaactgagctgaagtgtactcagtgccattgtcagtccttatcgatttcagcttgcaacctgtttctgtttctacagcatttttaaacttcacaaacacttgagctacctcagacttgtgttttaaaaagaaaatccagcaaaaccttgtaagatcatcaataaagaggatgaaatacctgtttttgctgagtgattcagtcctcatcgggccacatacatcagagtgcaccagctgcagtctttcagtagctctccaagctgaatttgtaggaaatggcagtcttgcctgtttccccatttggcaaacttcacacacatcatcatgctccactgagctgatgaagttctctgccaagccctctttggccaatcgagccattgatctgaagttggcatgtccaagcctttgatgccaaagcttggagtcttcaacagaggctgtgtatgctgagtttgagtcatttgcccagtgaacctcaaagcatttatcagtcattgtgactgtcataaggcttgatccacttggatcagtaatgtggcattgtttatccttgaacacaacagaataacctttctcgagcagttgagctatgctgagaaggtttctgtcaatctgtggtaccaacagcacatttggaatgatcttgttgcctgtgggagtacatatcagcacttctcctcttccttcagcccttataaactgaccatttccaaccttgaccttggttttataacttctgtccaaggttttaaacaaggaggcatctggtgacatgtggttagtgcaaccactgtccagcAACCAGCCTTTGGAGCATTTCTTCTCAGAAGCTACACAGGAAACAGCAAAGACCTGTTCTTCTTGgtcactactgtcctcagctactcgagcttcaacctttgactgctgaaattgattctgccttggcttacttctgtttttgcagaccctttcaacatggcccttcttcttgcagtgttggcatactgcatctggcctaaaccagcatctGTCTTCTGGATGGCCAGGCTTCTTGCAATGTCTGCAAGGCTGGTCATTGCTtcttgcagcatcaggcttaggcctgtttttccaaGGCTTTTTGCCTCTTTGAGCATTAGTGCTCGAGGTTTCTCTGGCCTTGGCTTGAAATGCACCTTCTTGGTGATCTTCAGCTCTGCTagctctcctttgttcctaagcatagaaggtgttgattaactcagtcaaagagatgctagcaaggtctcttgagtcctctagggaggatatattggcctcatatctctcaggcaaagtggagaggactttctccacaattcttgcctcatcaaagtgctcacctaggagccttatgctgttaaccactgccataattctatctgagtactgcttcactgtttcttcttccttcatcttcaaattctcgaaatcccttctcaagttTAACAGCTGATGTTGCCTTGTTCCctcagtgccttgaaactcctccttaagcttatcccaggcctgttttggagtctcacaggccatgattctggtgaagatgacatctgacacacagttctggatgcaggacatggctttgtgccttttggtcctctcatcagcatgttgcctaatctgagctactgtgggattagccctcagtggtgctggctcagtatctgtgttgacaacttcccacagatcgaaggcctgtaggtaagtcttcatcttgaccagccatatgtgaaagccttctccattgaagactagtggggctgctggtgaaaatcctgaagaagccatcaAGTTCCTTGTTTTGaagcaacaggtccactaagacaagagctctcgataccaattgttggtgcaagaggcagcaacaagCTGTTTCTAGTCTTGCTTGAGTAGTAAGCCTCGAGCCTTGGTGAAGAAGCAAGCTCGGAAGCAGAAAACAGAAAGATGAAACTAGCAAATGAAAAacagaaaaagagagaagaagattgaatgaaaaatgagctGATATCTTTCATTGACAAAatcaacaaggcattaagccattacatatatcagtcaacaagtaaaacaaacaagtaatcacctaataacatacctaacaccactaaattgcctagtaacttggtaaacttgattgaaaaacaaaaagcttctacctaaacttgtcattcaacacctaattacatcaaaatgcagctaccaactaagtttgatcctaactaaatacaaaacattcaattaaggaaACTAAATGGATAGCTTCAGCTTGCTGCACCAATTTTGCTGTTGAAGCACGTtccttgcatggccacctttgctgcTACATGGGAGCTGACTTCAACAAATGACATCCTCTGTTATTTCCGAAACTTTCTTTGAAGATGCTTCTATTGATGGCTCTCTTTATAGTCACATCATTGGCAATTTACACTATCTGGCTTTTACTCGGCCGGACATTGCCTTTGCTGTCGGTCGACTTTCTCAAGCCATGCACCAACTTACCATGTCTCATTGGGTAGCTCTCAAACGCCTTCTACGATATCTTCATCATACTGCTACCTTTGGACTCCGTGTTTCCGGTGAGCCTGATCGTCATTTAATTGCCTACTCTGACTCTGAATGGGCTGGCAACCCTATGGATCACACATCTACAATTGGTTATGTTGTCTATCTCGACTCTATTCCTATTTCTTGGTCTTCAAAGAAACAACATTCTGTTTCTCGTTCCTCCACTGAAGCAGAATATCGTGCTATTGCCGATGCTATTACCTTCAATAATATTCACTTATACCTTCAATGGAAATAATTCACTTTTACCTTCAATATTATTCTCTTTAGTAGtaatatggaaattaatttgcTTGAAAATAGTCGATTTCTATAACTCTAATCAAGTTGAGAATTTTACTTTCGTTTCGTCTCTCATCTTTGGTTTGGTTGAAAGATGAAAACCTAAGACGTATACGTTTCACTTTTCATGCAGTGAAGCaacaataatattagaaaatgtaACATTATTGGCGAGCCTTCTAGTGCATCAGCATCTAGTATCGacaattctaagtttaatctagcACAGGTCCTTGCTGTAGCGTTTAGAACAAGTACCAACTATGCTTTGAGTGTTTGAGAGTAGGAGCGTAGCTAGGGGCTGGTAGGGCCCGGTCcctttaaaatggaaaattgtcTATTTAGGTATtttagaaactttaaaattttaaattagtaaaaataaaatttgcttTAGCcttcctaaaaatgataaaaaattgatttaatattttaaaaattataaagatatagggtattataaattacaatttaattttggccccaAATTTTCTGGTTTCTCACTTGTCTACAACTATTTTTTGTGAGTGTCAGCTAAATTAAGCTTAAATTACTGGTAGTGAGAAATTATTTGGAGAATTATTTGTTTGAAAAAAGCTGTGTGGACATAGTATTATATGCGAATTACATAAGCAATTTTGATCTTATTGTGCTTTTACTAGTAAAATTTGCATTACTGAACTATCGAAACAACTGCTACTAAAGTGAAACAACTTTTTAGAACAGCTACAAACCAGTATCGTTTCAGTTTATTTAAAGAATCAAAGTCATTTGTGCTGGAAGGTACAAAACGTTTGAAACAACACCTTAACTTAATAGACAAAATCTTTATAACAAAATCCTGTTTTGCTTTAGACAATGGAATTCTTGTCTGAACTTTTAACTTCATGGCCTTCTTTCTCGTGAGCCAGAAATGGTTTGTCTTCCTTATCTTTCATCTGTAAAACAATACATATAAAGAAATTGTCAACAACCCTTTCTCGAAAGATATAAAGACAAGAAAAGAAAGGCATAGATATCTATGAGCATtctgtttgatgatttctctatGACATACGTATATTTATACCTGACACTCCAATGGATCAGCTTGTTTCTTTTTGTTCTCTTGGGTGCAAAAATATGAATATAAACCCATGCCAAAAATGGCTATCAGGATTCCAAGGATGTTCCTGTCTGTAAAAGGGTCATGCAGCAGTGTATAGCCGAAGGCAAGAACCAGGCAAGTCTTGAGGTGACCAAGTACTTGATATGTAACTGGGGATGTTTTTCCAATAACCAGAAACGTACTAAAGTTGACAGATACAGAAATAATACATGAGAGTATGATAAATGCCTGCAAATCAATGTtccaaaaaaaaagcaattagTTATCTGAAATATCATTCATGATATCTGTTTTATTGATATGCTAAGGAAAGGGAGGGATTTGGTTCTTTTACCAGGACTATAGGGGAATATTTGTAAGCAAACACATTTTGCTTGGTGAGGAACTGATCTACCAAAGGGCCTGACACAAAAAGAATAGCCGCTTGAAATGGAGCTGACTGGTACAGCAGCTGGGTTGAAGACACATTGAGCCTCTTTTGTATGGTGTTTGTCAGCTATATTAATCAAAGTTAagaaataaaacattttagtGATCATTTTCAAGAAACTTAAGCTTGAGAGTAAAAGGATACAATTTGGCCAACACAGGTGGTTGCAATGGCAAGGAGAGAAAGGATTGTCCCAACAAAATTGAGTTGGAGATCAGTAATGGAGGCAATGCCAACTCCAACAAGCAAAAGGAAGAGGGATAGCTTTATCTTTTGACTGCACACAG is a window of Gossypium hirsutum isolate 1008001.06 chromosome D08, Gossypium_hirsutum_v2.1, whole genome shotgun sequence DNA encoding:
- the LOC107962771 gene encoding UDP-xylose transporter 1, which produces MGEMSSFQLGVIGALFLSVASSVSIVICNKALMSNLGFPFAITLTSWHLMVTFCTLHAAQRFNLFENKSIDIKTVMLFGILNGVSIGFLNLSLGFNSIGFYQMTKLAIIPFTVLLETVFLKKQFSQKIKLSLFLLLVGVGIASITDLQLNFVGTILSLLAIATTCVGQILTNTIQKRLNVSSTQLLYQSAPFQAAILFVSGPLVDQFLTKQNVFAYKYSPIVLAFIILSCIISVSVNFSTFLVIGKTSPVTYQVLGHLKTCLVLAFGYTLLHDPFTDRNILGILIAIFGMGLYSYFCTQENKKKQADPLECQMKDKEDKPFLAHEKEGHEVKSSDKNSIV